The following DNA comes from Spirulina major PCC 6313.
TGAGGCGCGAAGGGACACCCGTTTGGCTCGGAGCCTTTGGCAGCCAAGGCCGCAGCGACACCAACAGCCTCTTCACCCTCACCGGCACGGGCCAACTCTACAGCCGCTACGACAAAGTGAAACTCGTGCCCCTCGGTGAATATATCCCCGCCCAAGCCCTGCTTGGCCGCGTGCTTCAACGCCTCTCGCCCCTTGATGCCCACCTAGCCGCCGGTTCCCCTCAGCAAGTGTTTAAAACCCCTTGGGGACGGGCGATCGTGGGAATTTGCTATGAATCGGCATTTTCGCGCCATTTTCAACGCCAAGCCGCCGCCGGGGGGGAATTCATCCTCACGGCTTCCAATAACGCCCATTACAGCGAAGTGATGCCCGCCCAACACCACGCCCTAGATGTGATGCGAGCGGTGGAACTGTCCCGCTGGGCGGTGCGGGCGACGAATACCGGCTATTCTGCGATCGTCACGCCCCACGGCCAAACGGCATGGATTTCGGAGATCAATACCTATGCCCTGCATCGTGCGACGGTGTATCGGCGAACGGGGCAGACGCTGTACGGGCGTTGGGGGGATTGGTTGGGGCTGGGTTTGGGTGCGATCGCGCTCTTGTTTTTCATCCTGCGCGTTAAACCAGTCCCTCGTTAAATAACCCCAATCACCAGAGGCAGATCACCTATGTATCTCACCAACAACTTGACATCGTTCCGGCACAGTGAGGTTGTTATGCGTCTTGCTACAAGTTAGCTGAGCAACGGCATCATCTCATTGCACAACCTCAATAGAGAATCCTTCAACAGCAGACGGTGGCTGAAAGAAACCAGTGACATGACGGAAAACTTCTTCTGTATCAAATTTTGCACGCTCTGGATTAGTTGTCCGACGCTTTGCTATTCGTTCTAAGCAGATTTTATCATCAACATCAAGGTGTATTAACTTATGAGGAATGCCCTCGGCCCAGAATATATCCTTGAACCATGCTCTTTGATTCTTTGTGTTTGCTGGAAAATCCATTACTACGGCAACTCCAGAGTTAAGTATGCTCCTGATATGACCTTTTAGTAATGGCTTAAGCCTATTTGAATATTTCAAATAATCATCGAAATTTTGTATTTCTTCAGGATAAATGGCTGTTAACCAATCATCCTCAGATAATAGAATTGCATTTAATTCTTGAGATATTTTATGGGATAACGTAGATTTTCCAGCTCCCATTTTGCCGCAAAAGAATATCAAAGTACCTTTTGAATGCATTTATCTCCCGTTTTGCACAACTTGCAATTCAGCATCAGATTTGCGGCATAATACCCGCCATTACCGGTGACAAAACCGTAGCGAAGGCTTTAACCTCCGGTGCATGGTTAAGTTAGGCCCCTATGAAGATTGTAACTGCAATTGCAGATAACATAAGCCATATTGGACGGTTGTAGTCTCTTAGATGACGCCCATTAAATCCTTCAAACGGTGTCACGGCGACAAGGGTATCGAATATCAGCAGAGGTTTTCCCACGAACAATAAGGCGAAGCCAATTGCAGCGAGAAACTCATTGCTTCCCGCTTCACTGAGCAGAGATCCCAATATAATCAAGCAGGTGACAAACAGGGTGCTAACGATGGCTCCTTGCCCTAACAGAGTACGGAAATTACGGGTGCTCCAGCCATCCCCAGGCGGATAGAGATTTCCTGGCAATGGGAAGGCCGCTCCGAACCCAATGGCAATCAGCAACGATATCCCCCAACCACCCCCCAACCAGGCACGATACTCAAGAGGTTGCTTGTGAAACCCAGAGACCAATCGAGTCCCCATTTCCCGAATGGCTAAAAGGCTGCTAACACCTACAAAAAAGGCAACGATTGTCTGAACTGATACGACAGATGAACTGCCGGAGAGAAGTATGCCGCCCCCCAATAGGGGAGCTAATACCACAAGCAATGTATTGAACACAACGACAGAAAACCGCCCTCGCCACGAGGAACCCTGTTCGGAGACTGCGTTAGCGACCCAGAGGAAATGACCTGGGTCAAGAGCAAACCCGGTTCTAATCCACAACCACATTGAGTCTATAGGATTCCATCGACTCAATTGCTGCCACATGGATATACGCTGATAGCCTGACCGATAAAAAACATTTGCTGAACCTGTGTTGTACCCTTCGACATCTGTGGCAATATCATCGCATTGTTGAGCGTGTAGCAGTGCTGTGCTGGCTTCGACCAATTTTTGGGCCAGCCTACGGCCGCGGTATTCAGGATGGGTCATTAGCCAGGCAACAAAACCAATTTTGCGACCACTCGGCAAATAGATAATGCGCAAGAGTGACGCTGCGACTAATTTTCCGTTTATTGTGACCACGAGACCGCCTGCATCATCGGTAACGACAAACCTAGACTGGGTAACGGGGAACGAAATCTTAGCAAGCGCAACCAGCGCTTTATAATCTGCTTTTTTTAGTTCTCTGACCTCTTGGGGGCCTGTTATGCTTTCTGTCATCGCATTATCTCAGTTGGCCTAACACTGGCGTTAATGTTGTTGACGTGAGGTCTGGATTCAGTTCATCGTGGTGCGTTGCGGTGGCATGGGCATCAATCAGCCAGGATGTTCAGAGCTATGACCGCCACCCACACCCTCTTTTTAGGCGGCACAGCAACTGAGTTAGGGGGCAGGTCTGAGGGTGAGATAGAGGTTGTAATTGACCAATTGGGGGGTATTGCTGGCGATCGCGATCGCATAGGTTCCCGTGGTTTTCACCGTGCCCGACCACACTCGCTCCGTCTCCCGTTCGAGGAGGGGTTCACCTGTGGGATCATACACCCCCACCACCGTGGGATAGTCGCTCACCGCGTTCACCTGCATGAATTGCCCCGCCGTGACCTCCACGGTAAACACCCCGCCTTGCCAGGCTTCGAGGCTGCCTGCATGGCGCAATTCTTCGCTGAGTTGGGGGGTTAAGGGGGTGAGGGTTTGGCCGTTGACGAGGGCTTTGACGTGATCAAAAGCGATCGCATCCCAGACCTGTTGCAACGCCGCTGCATCATCCGGGGTACTCAGGGGAAAATACAACGCAAATACCGAATCCGTCAGCAGTTCCACCACCGCAAACGACAGCTTTAAATCCTGTAACTGTTGCCGCCATGCCCGGCGATCGCCTTGATCATATTGCCCCAATTGTCGCCGCGCCTCGCCAGACAATTCACTGAGGGTATCTAGCATCTGTTGGGCGAGGGTATGCCAATGGTTACGCCAGATCTCATCATCGGGGTCAGCCGTTGGCAACGTCCCAGCACGGGCGGGATGCTTTTGCTCATATTTGTACTGCACCAAGGCTTGAAAAAAGTCGTAGTCAATCGCTAACTCCTGACGCTGTCGCCGCAGGTCGATCATGCGATCGCGCTCACTAGTCGGTAAATCGGGATCAGGGTCAGGTTCAGGGTCATCCGTCGGCGGAAAACTCAACAACTCACTACCGGGCAAAATCGGCGGCAGCGTGGGGGACAAGTCTAGATCCGGTTGGGGCGGTGCAGGGCGGCTCACCTGATACTCCACCCAGGCTTGCCCCAAAAGCCAACCCAGGCCCCCCGCCCCCGCTATCACCAGCAGCACCAACAATCCCCGCCCCAACCATTGCCCCACTGGCGGCCAAGGCACCGATCGCGCCGTCGCCTCAGACACTGCCGTAAATTCCGACTGGGGCAACGGGGTCGGCGGCATGGCGTTCACCGCCTTCGGTAGCGATTGCAGGACAGCGTGGGCACTTTGGGGGCGATCGCTCGTTTTTCGCGCCACCATCGTCGCCAACAAATCCTTAAGCACCACGTTATGGAGCACAATGTCATCCCAGCGCCATTGCCCTTCTTTATTGAGTAGGGTCTTTGGCTCTTGCCCCGTCAGCGCCATTAACACCGTCGTGCCCACAGCATACAGGTCGCTATAGGTGTAAATAATCCCTTTTTGGATTTGTTCGGGGGGCGCGTAGCCCATGCCGCCCACAGCAGGCAACGCAGCGGACTGGCTCAACGTGGTTATGTCCTGCCGCTCCGTCCACAGCGTCACCAAAACCTGTTTAATCCCACCAAAATTAATCAGCACCAAGCGGCTATCCTGGGGCCGCCAAATAATCGAATCCGGGGAAATGTTGCGGTGAATCACGCCTTGGGTGTGGAGATAGTCCACCACGGGTAATAGTTGTTGCAGGAGGCGAATCCCTTCGAGTTCCGTTAGGGGGCGTTGCTCATCCCAACGGCGTTCGAGAACATGGCGCAACAATGTCCCTTCCACAAAGGTTTGGACGAGGTAAAATGCGGTGATTCCCTCGCGGGTGAGT
Coding sequences within:
- a CDS encoding AAA family ATPase; its protein translation is MHSKGTLIFFCGKMGAGKSTLSHKISQELNAILLSEDDWLTAIYPEEIQNFDDYLKYSNRLKPLLKGHIRSILNSGVAVVMDFPANTKNQRAWFKDIFWAEGIPHKLIHLDVDDKICLERIAKRRTTNPERAKFDTEEVFRHVTGFFQPPSAVEGFSIEVVQ
- a CDS encoding GNAT family N-acetyltransferase, which gives rise to MTESITGPQEVRELKKADYKALVALAKISFPVTQSRFVVTDDAGGLVVTINGKLVAASLLRIIYLPSGRKIGFVAWLMTHPEYRGRRLAQKLVEASTALLHAQQCDDIATDVEGYNTGSANVFYRSGYQRISMWQQLSRWNPIDSMWLWIRTGFALDPGHFLWVANAVSEQGSSWRGRFSVVVFNTLLVVLAPLLGGGILLSGSSSVVSVQTIVAFFVGVSSLLAIREMGTRLVSGFHKQPLEYRAWLGGGWGISLLIAIGFGAAFPLPGNLYPPGDGWSTRNFRTLLGQGAIVSTLFVTCLIILGSLLSEAGSNEFLAAIGFALLFVGKPLLIFDTLVAVTPFEGFNGRHLRDYNRPIWLMLSAIAVTIFIGA
- a CDS encoding serine/threonine protein kinase gives rise to the protein MVSAVQSDEILGDRYRIVTILGDNPCGVTYLVHDVTQGDRPHILREFHLPSQDPDVVQQARDLFAPEVEFLRRLRHPQLPLVQDFFELTREGITAFYLVQTFVEGTLLRHVLERRWDEQRPLTELEGIRLLQQLLPVVDYLHTQGVIHRNISPDSIIWRPQDSRLVLINFGGIKQVLVTLWTERQDITTLSQSAALPAVGGMGYAPPEQIQKGIIYTYSDLYAVGTTVLMALTGQEPKTLLNKEGQWRWDDIVLHNVVLKDLLATMVARKTSDRPQSAHAVLQSLPKAVNAMPPTPLPQSEFTAVSEATARSVPWPPVGQWLGRGLLVLLVIAGAGGLGWLLGQAWVEYQVSRPAPPQPDLDLSPTLPPILPGSELLSFPPTDDPEPDPDPDLPTSERDRMIDLRRQRQELAIDYDFFQALVQYKYEQKHPARAGTLPTADPDDEIWRNHWHTLAQQMLDTLSELSGEARRQLGQYDQGDRRAWRQQLQDLKLSFAVVELLTDSVFALYFPLSTPDDAAALQQVWDAIAFDHVKALVNGQTLTPLTPQLSEELRHAGSLEAWQGGVFTVEVTAGQFMQVNAVSDYPTVVGVYDPTGEPLLERETERVWSGTVKTTGTYAIAIASNTPQLVNYNLYLTLRPAP